One region of Azoarcus sp. CIB genomic DNA includes:
- the ppcB gene encoding phenylphosphate carboxylase subunit beta, producing the protein MDLRYFINQCAEAKELKRVTTEVDWNLELSHVSKLTEEKKGPALLFESVKGYDTPVFTGAFATTKRLAIMLGLPHDLTLCQSAQQWMKKTITSEGLIKAKEVKDGPVLENVLTGNKVDLSMFPVPKFFPLDGGRYIGTMVSLVLKDPETGEVNLGTYRMQMLDDKRCGVQILPGKRGERIMKKYAKMGKKMPAAAIIGCDPLIFMAGTLMHKGASDFDITGTVRGQQAEFLMAPLTGLPVPAGAEIVLEGEIDPNNFLPEGPFAEYTGYYTDELHKPIPKPVLEVQQILHRNNPILWATGQGRPVTDVHMLLAFTRTATLWTELEQMRIPGVQSVCVLPESAGRFWTVVSLKQAYPGHSRQVADAVLGTNTGNYGMKGVITVDEDIQADDLQRVFWALSCRYDPMRGTELIKRGRSTPLDPALDPDSNKLMTSRILMDACIPYEWKQKPVEARMDEETLAKIKARWHEYGIGV; encoded by the coding sequence ATGGACCTGAGATATTTCATCAACCAGTGCGCCGAAGCCAAGGAACTGAAGCGCGTCACGACCGAGGTCGACTGGAATCTGGAGCTGTCGCATGTCTCCAAGCTCACCGAAGAGAAGAAAGGCCCGGCGCTGCTGTTCGAGAGCGTCAAGGGCTATGACACGCCGGTGTTCACGGGCGCCTTCGCGACGACCAAGCGCCTCGCGATCATGCTCGGCCTGCCGCACGACCTGACGCTGTGCCAGTCGGCGCAGCAGTGGATGAAGAAGACGATCACGTCCGAGGGCCTGATCAAGGCGAAGGAAGTGAAGGACGGGCCGGTGCTGGAAAACGTGCTGACCGGCAACAAGGTCGATCTGAGCATGTTCCCGGTGCCGAAATTCTTCCCGCTCGACGGCGGGCGCTACATCGGAACGATGGTGTCGCTGGTGCTGAAGGACCCCGAGACGGGCGAGGTCAACCTCGGCACCTACCGCATGCAGATGCTCGACGACAAGCGCTGCGGCGTGCAGATCCTGCCCGGCAAGCGCGGGGAGCGGATCATGAAGAAGTACGCCAAGATGGGCAAGAAGATGCCCGCGGCGGCGATCATCGGTTGCGACCCGCTGATCTTCATGGCCGGCACGCTGATGCACAAGGGCGCCAGCGACTTCGACATCACCGGCACGGTGCGCGGCCAGCAGGCCGAGTTCCTGATGGCGCCGCTGACCGGTCTGCCGGTGCCGGCGGGCGCGGAGATCGTGCTCGAAGGCGAGATCGACCCGAACAACTTCCTGCCGGAAGGCCCGTTCGCCGAATACACCGGCTACTACACCGACGAGCTGCACAAGCCGATCCCGAAGCCGGTGCTGGAAGTGCAGCAGATCCTGCATCGCAACAACCCCATCCTGTGGGCGACCGGCCAGGGCCGGCCGGTGACCGACGTGCATATGCTGCTCGCCTTCACGCGTACGGCCACCCTCTGGACCGAGCTCGAGCAGATGCGCATCCCGGGCGTGCAGTCGGTGTGCGTGCTGCCGGAGTCGGCGGGACGCTTCTGGACGGTGGTGTCGCTGAAGCAGGCCTATCCCGGACATTCCAGGCAGGTCGCGGACGCGGTGCTCGGGACGAACACCGGCAACTACGGCATGAAGGGCGTCATCACGGTGGACGAGGACATCCAGGCGGACGACCTGCAGCGCGTGTTCTGGGCGCTGTCGTGCCGCTACGACCCGATGCGCGGCACCGAGCTCATCAAGCGCGGACGCTCCACGCCGCTGGATCCGGCGCTGGACCCGGACTCCAACAAGCTCATGACCTCCCGCATCCTGATGGACGCCTGCATTCCATACGAATGGAAGCAGAAGCCGGTCGAGGCGCGCATGGACGAGGAGACGCTCGCGAAGATCAAGGCGCGCTGGCACGAGTACGGGATCGGGGTGTGA
- the ppcD gene encoding phenylphosphate carboxylase subunit delta has product MEKAKNIKLVILDVDGVMTDGRIVINDEGVESRNFDIKDGMGVIVLQLCGIEVAIITSKKSGAVRHRAEELKIKRFYEGIKKKTEPYALMLEEMNISDAEVCYVGDDLVDLSMMKRVGLPIAVGDAVGDVKEAAAYVTTARGGYGAVREVAELILKAQGKWDAMLSKIH; this is encoded by the coding sequence ATGGAAAAGGCCAAGAACATCAAGCTGGTGATCCTCGACGTCGACGGCGTCATGACCGATGGCCGCATCGTCATCAATGACGAGGGCGTCGAGTCGCGCAACTTCGACATCAAGGACGGCATGGGCGTGATCGTGCTGCAGCTGTGCGGCATCGAGGTCGCGATCATCACGTCGAAGAAGTCCGGCGCGGTACGGCACCGCGCCGAGGAGCTGAAGATCAAGCGGTTTTACGAAGGCATCAAGAAGAAGACCGAGCCCTACGCGCTGATGCTCGAGGAGATGAACATCTCCGACGCCGAGGTCTGCTACGTGGGCGATGACCTCGTCGATCTGTCGATGATGAAGCGCGTCGGCCTGCCGATCGCGGTGGGCGACGCGGTGGGCGACGTGAAGGAGGCGGCGGCTTACGTGACGACCGCACGAGGCGGATACGGCGCCGTGCGCGAGGTCGCGGAGCTGATCCTGAAGGCGCAGGGCAAGTGGGACGCGATGCTCTCGAAGATCCATTGA
- the ppcA gene encoding phenylphosphate carboxylase subunit alpha has translation MGKISAPRSNREFIEACVKSGDAVRIKQEVDWDNEAGAIVRRVCELGEAAPFMESIKDYPGFSYFGAPLSTYRRMAIALGMDPASTLPQIGAEYLKRTNSEPIAPVVIDKRDAPCKENILLGDDVDLCKLPVPLVHDGDGGRYVGTWHGVITKHPVRGDVNWGMYRQMMWDGRTMSGAVFPFSDLGKTLTDYYLPRGEGCPFATAIGLSPLAAMAACAPSPIPEPELTGMLAGEAVRLVKCETNDLEVPADAEIIIEGMILPDYKVEEGPFGEYTGYRTSPRDFRVTFRVDAITYRNNATMTISNMGVPQDEGQLLRSFSLGLELEKLLKSQGIPVTGVYMHPRSTHHMMIVGVKPTYAGIAMQIAQLAFGSKLGPWFHMVMVVDDQTDIFNWDEVYHAFCTRCNPERGIHVFKNTTGTALYPHATPHDRKYSIGSQVLFDCLWPVDWDKTNDVPTLVSFKNVYPKDIQERVTNNWADYGFRGAKK, from the coding sequence ATGGGAAAAATCTCAGCACCGCGAAGCAACCGCGAATTCATCGAGGCGTGCGTCAAGTCCGGCGACGCCGTCCGCATCAAGCAGGAAGTGGATTGGGACAACGAGGCCGGCGCGATCGTGCGCCGCGTGTGCGAGCTCGGCGAAGCCGCGCCCTTCATGGAGAGCATCAAGGATTACCCGGGCTTCAGCTACTTCGGCGCGCCCTTGTCGACCTACCGCCGCATGGCGATCGCGCTCGGCATGGACCCCGCATCGACGCTGCCGCAGATCGGCGCGGAATACCTCAAACGCACCAACAGCGAGCCGATTGCCCCGGTCGTCATCGACAAGCGGGACGCGCCCTGCAAGGAGAACATCCTGCTCGGCGACGACGTGGACCTGTGCAAGCTGCCGGTACCCCTGGTGCATGACGGCGACGGCGGGCGTTACGTCGGCACCTGGCATGGCGTGATCACGAAGCACCCGGTGCGCGGCGACGTGAACTGGGGCATGTACCGCCAGATGATGTGGGACGGCCGCACGATGTCGGGCGCCGTGTTCCCGTTCTCGGACCTCGGCAAGACGCTGACCGACTACTACCTGCCGCGTGGCGAGGGCTGCCCCTTCGCGACCGCGATCGGCCTGTCGCCTCTGGCCGCGATGGCCGCGTGCGCGCCCTCCCCGATCCCCGAACCGGAACTCACCGGCATGCTGGCGGGCGAGGCTGTGCGCCTGGTGAAGTGCGAGACCAACGACCTCGAAGTGCCGGCCGATGCCGAGATCATCATCGAGGGCATGATCCTGCCCGACTACAAGGTCGAGGAAGGACCGTTCGGCGAATACACGGGTTATCGCACCAGCCCGCGCGACTTCCGCGTCACCTTCCGCGTCGATGCGATCACCTATCGCAACAACGCGACCATGACGATCTCGAACATGGGTGTGCCGCAGGACGAGGGGCAATTGCTGCGCTCGTTCTCGCTGGGCCTGGAGCTCGAGAAATTGCTGAAGAGCCAGGGCATCCCGGTGACCGGGGTCTACATGCACCCGCGTTCGACGCACCACATGATGATCGTCGGCGTGAAGCCGACTTACGCCGGCATCGCGATGCAGATCGCGCAGCTCGCGTTCGGCTCCAAGCTCGGACCGTGGTTCCACATGGTGATGGTGGTCGACGACCAGACCGACATTTTCAACTGGGACGAGGTCTATCACGCGTTCTGCACGCGCTGCAATCCGGAGCGTGGCATCCACGTGTTCAAGAACACGACCGGCACCGCCCTCTATCCGCACGCAACCCCGCACGATCGCAAGTACTCGATCGGCTCGCAGGTGCTGTTCGACTGCCTGTGGCCGGTCGATTGGGACAAGACCAACGACGTCCCGACGCTCGTCAGCTTCAAGAACGTCTATCCCAAGGACATCCAGGAGCGGGTCACCAACAACTGGGCCGATTACGGCTTCCGCGGCGCAAAGAAATAA
- the ppcG gene encoding phenylphosphate carboxylase subunit gamma — MANKWEVFVMDLAELAEGKELELTIRTLNDGLHKYTYQRAKVEVSSKLDQFADSLQVRLGRGQLSDRKFSIRVIERVERMPARYL, encoded by the coding sequence ATGGCAAACAAGTGGGAAGTGTTCGTGATGGACCTCGCGGAACTGGCCGAGGGCAAGGAGCTGGAGCTGACGATCCGCACGCTCAACGACGGGCTGCACAAGTACACCTACCAGCGCGCGAAGGTGGAGGTGTCGAGCAAGCTCGACCAGTTCGCCGACAGCCTGCAGGTGCGGCTGGGGCGCGGTCAGCTGAGTGACCGCAAGTTCTCGATTCGGGTGATCGAGCGCGTCGAGCGCATGCCGGCACGGTATCTGTAA
- a CDS encoding UbiD family decarboxylase, whose translation MAYPDLRSFLADLGDDLLHVREEFDPKFEIAAVLRSLPADAPAALFENVRGYPGARVAGNLFGGRRRVARAFGTTEERLAQTWLDNKQRAIAPVAAKSAPVQEIVHRAPDELLPLLPILTHHEKDGAPFITTGVVLCTDPATGRRGMGIHRMMIKGGNRLGILLANPPLSQFHANAEAKGEALDVAIALGLEPATLLASVVRSGPLGPDKMAVAGGLRGDPVELVRALTVNVEVPARAEIVIEGRILPGVREPEGPFGENTGYYFSNVSPVVEVTAVTHRDNFIYPGLCPWSGDVDTLLSLAAGTELLGQLQTMVAGVVDLDLTGGTAGFSAAIAVKGCPRHEVRRLIMLALNLDKRLKTVTVVDDDVNIRDPRELAWAMATRYLPERDTVIIGGAEGYVIDPSSAGTNAGSKAGFVATRGAGPEFDRITLPAAALAKAQALLATLRN comes from the coding sequence ATGGCCTACCCCGACCTGCGCAGCTTCTTGGCCGACCTCGGCGACGACCTGCTGCACGTGCGCGAGGAGTTCGACCCGAAGTTCGAGATCGCGGCCGTGCTGCGCAGCCTGCCCGCCGACGCGCCCGCGGCGCTGTTCGAGAACGTGCGCGGCTATCCGGGTGCGCGCGTCGCGGGCAACCTGTTCGGCGGACGCCGCCGTGTCGCCCGCGCTTTCGGCACCACTGAAGAACGCCTCGCGCAGACCTGGCTCGACAACAAGCAGCGCGCGATCGCGCCGGTGGCGGCGAAATCCGCACCGGTGCAGGAAATCGTGCATCGCGCGCCGGACGAACTGCTACCGCTGCTGCCGATCCTGACGCACCACGAGAAGGACGGCGCACCCTTCATCACGACCGGCGTCGTGCTGTGCACCGACCCGGCGACGGGACGACGCGGCATGGGCATCCACCGTATGATGATCAAGGGCGGAAACCGCCTCGGTATCCTGCTCGCGAACCCGCCGCTGTCGCAGTTCCACGCGAATGCCGAAGCGAAGGGCGAAGCGCTCGACGTCGCGATCGCGCTGGGGCTGGAGCCTGCGACACTGCTGGCGTCCGTCGTGCGCAGCGGCCCGCTGGGGCCGGACAAGATGGCGGTCGCGGGTGGACTGCGCGGCGATCCGGTGGAGCTCGTGCGCGCGCTGACCGTGAATGTCGAAGTCCCGGCGCGCGCCGAGATCGTCATCGAAGGCCGCATCCTGCCCGGAGTGCGTGAGCCTGAAGGCCCCTTCGGCGAGAACACCGGCTACTACTTCTCCAACGTCAGCCCGGTGGTCGAAGTCACGGCCGTCACGCACCGCGACAACTTCATCTATCCCGGCCTGTGCCCGTGGTCCGGCGACGTCGACACCCTGCTCTCCCTCGCGGCCGGCACCGAGCTGCTGGGCCAGCTGCAGACCATGGTCGCGGGCGTCGTCGATCTTGATCTCACCGGCGGCACCGCGGGCTTCTCGGCCGCGATCGCCGTGAAGGGTTGCCCGCGCCACGAAGTGCGGCGCCTGATCATGCTCGCGTTGAACCTCGACAAGCGCCTGAAGACCGTGACCGTCGTCGATGACGACGTGAACATCCGCGACCCGCGCGAGCTCGCGTGGGCGATGGCGACGCGCTACCTGCCCGAACGCGACACCGTGATCATCGGCGGCGCCGAAGGCTATGTCATCGACCCCTCCTCCGCCGGCACCAACGCCGGCTCCAAGGCCGGCTTCGTCGCCACGCGCGGCGCCGGCCCCGAATTCGACCGGATCACCCTGCCCGCCGCCGCGCTCGCGAAGGCCCAGGCCCTCCTCGCAACGCTGCGCAATTGA
- a CDS encoding UbiX family flavin prenyltransferase — MRIVVGISGASGAIYGIRILEALKHIGVETDLVMSDSAKRTIVYETDYSINDVKRLASCVHDNNDVGASIASGSFKHAGMIIAPCSIKTLSAVANCFNTNLLIRAADVTLKERRKLVLMLRETPLHLGHLRLMSQVTETGAVLVPPLPAFYHRPKTIDDIINQSVTKVLDQFDLDVDLFGRWTGNEEREHAKSQQGQPAC; from the coding sequence ATGAGAATCGTCGTCGGCATTTCCGGAGCAAGCGGTGCGATCTACGGCATCCGCATCCTCGAAGCCCTCAAGCACATCGGCGTCGAGACCGACCTCGTGATGTCGGATTCGGCCAAGCGCACGATCGTCTACGAGACGGATTACTCGATCAACGACGTCAAGCGCCTCGCCTCCTGCGTACATGACAACAACGACGTCGGTGCGTCGATCGCGAGCGGCTCGTTCAAGCACGCGGGCATGATCATCGCGCCCTGCTCGATCAAGACGCTCTCGGCCGTTGCGAACTGCTTCAATACGAACCTGCTGATCCGTGCCGCCGATGTCACGCTCAAGGAGCGCCGCAAGCTCGTGCTGATGCTGCGCGAGACGCCGCTGCACCTCGGCCACCTGCGCCTGATGTCGCAGGTCACCGAGACCGGCGCGGTGCTGGTGCCGCCGCTGCCGGCCTTCTACCACCGGCCCAAGACCATCGACGACATCATCAACCAGTCCGTGACCAAGGTGCTGGACCAGTTCGACCTCGACGTGGATCTCTTCGGGCGCTGGACCGGTAACGAGGAGCGCGAGCACGCGAAGTCGCAGCAGGGG